The DNA region TTTAACGGCCGGATACTTGATGAAGCAGCAGACCCGGAGGTCCCCTTGCTGGAACGATTCCGCTTCCTGTCCATATACAGTTCGAACCTTGACGAATTTTACCGGGTACGCTACCCGATCATCCGGGCCTTACACGCGCTGAAGGAAAAAGACCGGCTGAACCATAATGAAAAGGCCGAGTCAACGGCCGACCTGCATGCGGTACGTCAGCTGATCGACATGCAGCAGAACCGCTTCGGGGAGATCCTGCGTCAGGAACTGCTACCGGCCTTGCAGGACCAGGGCATTCAATTCCTGCATTGCAAGCCGCTTTCTGAAGATATCCAAGTGGAAGCCGGGGATATCTTCTTCAATAAGGTCTTAGGCTACCTGCAACCGGTCGCGTTGAAAGGTTCAGGGGAACGTTTCTTCCCGGAGAACAACCGGTCATATTTCCTGGTAGTGCTGGACAACGGCAACCGCCAGCGGCAGGTAGTGGTCAATATTCCAACGGCCCAGCTCGGTCGTTTTTATGAGCTCAAAGGGACTGGCGGTCCGGTGATCCTGTTCCTCGACGATATCATCAGGCATCACCTGCCATACCTGTTCCCGGGAGAGCGGATAGCAGGATGTTACGCGGTGAAGGTGACTCGGGACGCGACCTTGCTACCCGAAGATGACCTTAGCAGTGACCTTGCAGAACTTGTGGAAAAGCAATTATCCAAACGTGATTTCGGTCTGGTTACGCGGTTCATCCACGCACCGGACATGCCTGCGCAACTTTTAAAACGGTCATTAAAATATTTGGAAATAGATGCCGAAAGCGCGGTGACGGGGGGACATTACCATAACCTGACCGACCTGTTCCACCTTCCTTTAAAAGGCAAAGGGATGGTATTTAATGAATGGCCGGCACACCGGCAGGCGGGTCCGCTGATGCCTGAAAGTATCTTCGAGCAGCTTCATGGCAAGGACCTGTTCGTTCATACGCCTTACCAATCGTATGATCCCGTTCTCCGCTTCTTTAATGAGGCCGCGAACCATCCCGAGGTTACCGATATCTGTACGACCGTGTACCGTATCGCCTCCGATTCAAGGATCGGATCGGCACTGATCAGCGCGGCCAGGAACGGAAAACGCGTTCGGGTACTGGTCGAACTCAAAGCGCGGTTCGACGAGCATAATAATCTCCGCTGGGCCAAGCAGATGCAGGAAGCGGGTGTAGAGATCATTTATAGCGGAAAGAAACAAAAGGTTCATGCCAAGGTCACGCTGGTCAAAAGGACAGGAAATTCGCATGCAGGCTATTACGGACTGATCTCGACCGGAAATTTCCACGAAGGGACGGCTAAAAGATATACCGATATCGTATTGATGACCGCCAATGCTGAGCTGCTATGCGAAGTAAAAAAGCTATTCGGTATACTGGCCAGGAAGAAGAAACCATCCTCGGCAAAAAAGGCATTCAATGAACTGATCGTCGCTCCATTCAACCTGCGGTCACGCTTCCTCGAACTCATCAACCGGGAGATCGATAATGCACGGATCGGCAGGAAAGCATCGGTGTTCATCAAGGTCAATAACCTGGAGGAGCGTACACTGATCACGAAATTATACGAGGCTTCACAGGCGGGTGTGGACATACACCTGATGGTCCGTAGCGTGTGCTGCCTTATCCCCGGTATAAAAGGCATGAGCGAAAGGATCACGATCACCAGGATCGTAGACCGGTTCCTTGAGCACAGCCGGATATTCCGTTTCCATAATAACGGTGAGGAAGAAATATTTATCGGCTCTGCCGATTGGATGAACAGGAACGTTTATCACCGGATCGAGGTCTGCGCACCTGTGAAAGACCCTGCGGTGCGTGACCATATCAACCAATGTATCCGCTACTGGAAAGACGATAACCTTAAGGCGGTCTGGCTGAACAGCGGCCTTGAAAATATCAAAAAGGCATCAGGCGGTGCGCCATTACAGGCGCAGGAAGCCATTTACACCTTACTTATGCCATCAGAAAGGAGCATCACACCCATTATTACAAGGACACATGATATACGAGAAGCAATTAAAGAAGACCAGGCGGTACATTGAGACCTATTTCCAGGAGAATAAGAGGCCTGAACTGACCTATCACAACCTGGAGCACACTATCTACGTGGTCAAGGCAGCGGAAAAGATCGCGGCCTACAACCATTTGTCAGAGGATGATATTTTTATTTTATTAACGGCTGCCTGGTTCCATGATATCGGTTATGTACATGGCAAGGAAGAGCATGAGGAAACCGGGATCAAGATAGCGCGTACCTACCTTGAAGAACAGGGAATGGAGGAATCGCAGCTCAGCAAGATCCTTTCCCTGATCAGGATCACCCAGCGGAAAGAAATACCTTCGGACCTGCTGGAGCAGATCATTCTCGACGCGGACACCTTTCACCTGGGCAAAAAGTCCTTCCTGAAAAAAAGCGAATTGTTGCGTAAAGAAACCGAACTGGACTGCAAAAAACTGATCCCGAGGAATGACTGGTACAAAGAGACCATCGGGTTCATGGAACACCATCAATTTTATACGATCTACAGCAATACGCTGCTGGCCGATCAGAAATCAGAGAACCTTTACCACCTGAAGGCCCTTACGGTACAGTATGACCACAATGCATCGCTGACCCCGGCAAACATGCTGACGAAAAGCACCGAGCGGGCGGAAAAATCGATCGATACCGCGTTTCGGATCGCTTCGCAGAATAACCAGCGCCTGAGCAGCCTTGCCGATAACAAGGCACACATACTGATCACGGTCAATTCTATCATCCTGTCTGCGATCATCAGCCTTGTGCTGCGTAAACTCGCTGACAATAGTTATCTCGTTATCCCGACCTTCATTCTGCTGGCCATCAGTCTTTCAACCATGGTGCTGGCGATCATCACCACGCGGCCTACGGTCAGTAAGGGAACCTTTAGCCGCGGAGAGATCGAACAAAAGAAGATCAACCTGCTCTTTTTCGGTAATTATTTCAAAATGCTGCCCGAAGAGTATACGAGCGGCATGTGGATGATGCTGGACGATAAAGTATATATATATAATTCCATCATGCTGGACATCTACTACCAGGGAACGGTTATCGGCCGTAAATACCATTACCTGCGGCTTGCCTACAATATTTTCATGTGGGGACTGGTGATCGCAGTGCTGGCATTTTTCATCGCCGCGATGGTGCATAACGGCGGTGCGGGAGTTATCGAAGAGCCTGCCTGAATCGGGCTTTGATTTTAAAAGAGGATGCGGGGATATTCAAAGTTCAGGCATACCGCTATCCGATAAGTTTGTACTGTATCAATTAAAAATATAAAAACTATGGAAACGAAAGAAATCATCCAAAACGAAGCAACAGCGGAAATGATCCCGGTTACACAGCAACCGGACGGTCCCGGCCTGAGAATGGGTAAAAAGGGCGAACTGACCATGATCGGCAACCTGTTACCCGGCGGCGCGGAAAAATTCCGTGAACGTGTTGCCCAG from Mucilaginibacter sp. SJ includes:
- a CDS encoding Pycsar system effector family protein, with protein sequence MIYEKQLKKTRRYIETYFQENKRPELTYHNLEHTIYVVKAAEKIAAYNHLSEDDIFILLTAAWFHDIGYVHGKEEHEETGIKIARTYLEEQGMEESQLSKILSLIRITQRKEIPSDLLEQIILDADTFHLGKKSFLKKSELLRKETELDCKKLIPRNDWYKETIGFMEHHQFYTIYSNTLLADQKSENLYHLKALTVQYDHNASLTPANMLTKSTERAEKSIDTAFRIASQNNQRLSSLADNKAHILITVNSIILSAIISLVLRKLADNSYLVIPTFILLAISLSTMVLAIITTRPTVSKGTFSRGEIEQKKINLLFFGNYFKMLPEEYTSGMWMMLDDKVYIYNSIMLDIYYQGTVIGRKYHYLRLAYNIFMWGLVIAVLAFFIAAMVHNGGAGVIEEPA
- the ppk1 gene encoding polyphosphate kinase 1; this translates as MKNIFFDRDQSWLGFNGRILDEAADPEVPLLERFRFLSIYSSNLDEFYRVRYPIIRALHALKEKDRLNHNEKAESTADLHAVRQLIDMQQNRFGEILRQELLPALQDQGIQFLHCKPLSEDIQVEAGDIFFNKVLGYLQPVALKGSGERFFPENNRSYFLVVLDNGNRQRQVVVNIPTAQLGRFYELKGTGGPVILFLDDIIRHHLPYLFPGERIAGCYAVKVTRDATLLPEDDLSSDLAELVEKQLSKRDFGLVTRFIHAPDMPAQLLKRSLKYLEIDAESAVTGGHYHNLTDLFHLPLKGKGMVFNEWPAHRQAGPLMPESIFEQLHGKDLFVHTPYQSYDPVLRFFNEAANHPEVTDICTTVYRIASDSRIGSALISAARNGKRVRVLVELKARFDEHNNLRWAKQMQEAGVEIIYSGKKQKVHAKVTLVKRTGNSHAGYYGLISTGNFHEGTAKRYTDIVLMTANAELLCEVKKLFGILARKKKPSSAKKAFNELIVAPFNLRSRFLELINREIDNARIGRKASVFIKVNNLEERTLITKLYEASQAGVDIHLMVRSVCCLIPGIKGMSERITITRIVDRFLEHSRIFRFHNNGEEEIFIGSADWMNRNVYHRIEVCAPVKDPAVRDHINQCIRYWKDDNLKAVWLNSGLENIKKASGGAPLQAQEAIYTLLMPSERSITPIITRTHDIREAIKEDQAVH